From the genome of Papaver somniferum cultivar HN1 chromosome 2, ASM357369v1, whole genome shotgun sequence, one region includes:
- the LOC113348896 gene encoding uncharacterized protein LOC113348896, with protein MQMWLCFKCLHIHAWKKAYTSKLHKEDVIAGPFSGHDAEFLIHGVLKPQAGGVSDTAVKSSSSGVNDAVVGLTLDMLHTVFQRRITTIAWIQLLLLPTCTLNLYVPNCSSEERYGTRKKLQIAAINQSLNVWREPNGCATLVHKLSGHSKPSAAIHKTSKKTKKVSANIAACKKKISYGHYTAAIRVLSSDGLAHATPETLQDLMLKHPPAPPPFIPAHDNSIPELAVDADVVLSSIKSFPKGTSCGRDGLRTQHLLDAFSGAAAVISDELLHSIACVVNLWLSGKCPPSLVEFIASAPLIPLLKPGVGVHPIEVGTIWRRLCSNLLPLQLARS; from the exons ATGCAGATGTGGCTGTGCTTTAAATGCCTTCACATCCATGCATGGAAAAAGGCTTAtacatcaaaattacataaggaAGATGTTATTGCAGGTCCTTTTAGCGGACATGATGCTGAGTTCCTTATTCATGGTGTATTGAAGCCACAGGCTGGTGGTGTGTCTGATACTGCAGTGAAATCTAGCAGTTCTGGTGTGAATGATGCAGTAGTTGGCTTGACTTTGGACATGCTTCATACTGTTTTTCAGAGAAGAATTACCACCATT GCATGGATTCAACTGTTGTTGTTACCCACTTGCACACTCAACCTGTATGTACCCAATTGTTCTAGTGAGGAGAGGTATGGCACACGTAAGAAACTGCAGATTGCTGCAATCAATCAGTCCTTGAATGTATGGAGAGAGCCAAATGGATGTGCAACCTTGGTTCACAAATTGTCGGGTCATTCCAAGCCATCTGCAGCCATCCACAAAACATCCAAGAAGACGAAAAAGGTCAGTGCCAATATTGCAGCTTGTAAGAAAAAGATTAGCTATGGACATTACACGGCTGCTATACGTGTGCTTTCTTCTGATGGCTTAGCACATGCCACCCCTGAAACCTTACAGGACTTGATGCTAAAACACCCCCCTGCACCACCTCCATTTATCCCTGCACATGATAATTCTATTCCTGAATTAGCTGTTGATGCAGATGTTGTACTCTCATCTATTAAGAGCTTCCCCAAAGGCACCTCATGTGGGAGGGATGGCCTTAGGACGCAACATCTTCTAGATGCATTCAGTGGTGCCGCTGCTGTAATCTCAGATGAGCTACTGCATTCAATCGCATGTGTAGTTAACTTGTGGTTAAGTGGTAAATGCCCTCCATCTCTTGTTGAATTTATTGCCAGTGCTCCATTAATACCGTTACTCAAGCCAGGAGTAGGTGTGCATCCTATTGAAGTGGGAACCATTTGGAGACGATTATGTTCTAACTTGCTGCCACTTCAGCTTGCAAGAAGTTAG
- the LOC113351802 gene encoding putative nuclease HARBI1, translating to MTKAPFIQLCNEFRAKGLLEDSKYLEVEEKMAMFLYTIGHNCRNRVILYHFQHSGETVSKYFHEVLTAMKKWFAEVLVPPPNVFDKPAITKRNKRLREGAFKGAVGALDGTLISASIPVEKQTPYRGRGRGECSQNVLAICDWDMYFLYVVVEWECTAHDSRVLTEAVRDPSFKFPLPPPEKYYLCDAAYSHTQGFMCPYRNIRYWIGDYRRVPPTAKEEKFNQAHARLRNVIERAFGVLKVRFPVLSKMPSYSFETQRDIVIACMSIHNFLRRNALDDWLFKEYENGTFDMNETQVEVEVEAETEENAPRLFGRQEQE from the exons ATGACTAAGGCTCCTTTTATTCAATTATGCAATGAATTCCGAGCCAAAGGACTTTTAGAGGATAGCAAGTATTTAGAAGTAGAGGAGAAGATGGCAATGTTTCTATACACAATCGGGCATAATTGTAGGAATCGTGTAATTTTATATCACTTTCAACATTCAGGTGAAACAGTTAGTAAGTATTTTCATGAAGTGTTGACTGCTATGAAGAAATGGTTTGCTGAAGTCCTAGTTCCTCCACCAAATGTATTTGATAAGCCAGCTATAACTAAAAGGAATAAACGTCTTAGAGAAGGTGCTTTCAAAGGTGCTGTTGGTGCATTGGATGGCACTCTAATTAGTGCCAGTATTCCAGTCGAGAAGCAAACACCGTATAGAGGAAGGGGAAGAGGAGAATGTAGCCAAAACGTGCTTGCGATATGTGATTGGGATATGTACTTTTTGTATGTAGTGGTTGAATGGGAATGCACTGCTCATGACTCGAGAGTGTTGACCGAGGCAGTGCGTGATCCATCTTTCAAGTTTCCTCTACCTCCACCAG AAAAATACTATCTATGTGATGCTGCGTACTCTCATACACAGGGGTTTATGTGTCCGTATCGCAACATAAGGTATTGGATAGGTGATTATCGAAGAGTACCTCCAACAGCAAAAGAGGAGAAGTTTAATCAAGCCCATGCTCGATTGAGGAATGTGATTGAGAGAGCATTCGGGGTATTGAAAGTAAGATTTCCCGTCTTAAGTAAAATGCCTTCTTACTCATTTGAGACTCAAAGAGATATCGTCATTGCTTGCATGTCAATACATAACTTTCTACGTCGTAATGCATTGGATGATTGGCTATTTAAAGAATATGAGAATGGGACATTTGATATGAATGAGACACAGGTGGAAGTTGAAGTGGAAGCGGAAACGGAAGAAAATGCACCTCGTCTGTTTGGACGACAAGAGCAG GAATGA